The stretch of DNA TCAAAACTAAGATGAAATGGCGGAAAACTAAACAGATGAAGTTGTACATTGTGCTTCACCTTATTAAAAGTCCATCTTTCTCTAATTTTCAGACCAAAGAACAGCTATGATCGCCACTTTGTGACAATCACCCGAGGGGAAGGTGGAAAGTGTTTCGCTAATGTGGGAAGGATAAAAAAGAACCGAATTAACTTGGACTCCAAATGCTACCATAAATCCGTGGTAATGCATGAGTTCATCCATGCCATTGGTTTCTATCATGAACATCAACGGATTGATCGGGATGATCACATCGAAATCCAATGGGACAACATCAAAGATAGTACGTACACCAATTGCCTAAGATGAAATAGAGAATAATTGGCTCTTGTCTGCAAGTACAATGGTTTAATTGTTTCCAGAACTTCAATTTGCGTTTAAACAACAAATCAATACTGACACATTTGGCGTGCCCTATGATCATTTAAGCATCATGCATTACACATGGAGGGCATTTGCTAAGGACAGGTCCAAGCCCACAATTGAATCCAAGGTTCGTTCTCGGAACTATTCTTTACTCCTCACGAAACCTCACTTATCCATCTTGTCTCTGTTGAATTCCAGCATCACAGTATTCCCACAAAGAAATTGGGTAGCTCTCATGAGCCTACCGATTATGATGTGATGAAAATCAAGAGAATGTATGGATGCGATGGTGGTTATGATGGTTACACTCATTCCGATCAACTCAGTCCAAGTAAGACAATTGGAAGATTTCATGCGACGTTCGTTTGAATTATCATCTTTTTATTATTTGTCTCAGATTATGATTCTGGATTAGATTACTCCCAAGGAGTTTGTAAGTACAAATGCGATATCatactttttactttttgctgAACTGACCATTTGTTTCACTCGCCTTTCTAGTCCATGAGGATAAAGATTACTCTGATTTTGATACATCCGCTTATGGAGGAAGCCCGAGTAAGCATTTTGACCGTAATAAGTGCCATATTTTCGTgcaaggcaactttttttcccaTGATCATCGAAGACGAAATATACAACccgttttcaatttcatttcagatggAGACGAGTACTATGGTGAAGAAAATGTCTCGCCCAATGCTGCTTGTAAGTTCTCATCCACCTAGAAAACAAACATTGAACCCAATGGGAATTGGACTTGCTTCTATGCGGAtctaacattttttcattagtTTCAGCGGTGTTTTATGATGGATTCTATTAGAAGCACATCATACGAACCATTTCCAGTTCGATCTCGAGGCTGATTTCCAAGATCCGAGGAGAACTCAAGATTGTTTATTCCTCAGGGACCCGGAATTTTGCATTCACATTGAAGCTCAAGCACCAAGATCGAGTTCAATATCTAGTCAGCAACGTTGACCTTGTTTCCTCACCGtattttcatttctgaaaTACTACCAAATGTTTTCGTGACTTCTTTGCCATTATCGCAATCGATTTCAGAAAATACCCCATACTGAAGAGTTAGTGCGATTCATTCTTCATGTTTATTGTGATGTATATGACATTAGAGTAGATATTTCCGGTTCAAATATCGTTCGTCTGATTTGAATGTCAACAACTTGGGCGATCATTCACTCTAGTTCAATTGATGGACAAAGAAATGCATGTAAAGGTTGTGGCACAGATGAGCATTTCAGCTGTCCTCCACTCAAGGTGAAATTGATGGGCATGCCTTTACTTATTTTGAGTACTTGTTAAGAACGTTCACAATAACCTACGCAACGCGATCTGAACTGCGTCAGCACCTTTCTTTCAGATGAAAGAATCTCCTCATCGGCAAGATGAACACCAGATACCTAAGATAGTTTCTCAATAAAAGCAAAAGCCTGACAAGTGTACAATACAGGAAAAACTAATGCGAATCTCAATCTCAAATCTGCAATACGTCGTGGTTTCATGTTTTAACACGAACATCCCTTGAAGACAATAGAGGGCTACAACATGAGTTTTGTGGGCCTTGAAGATACCAATGAAGAGTATAAATCAAGCTACACATATGCGCTAACAAGTAATGATGAAGATAGTCCTGGCTTTAAAGTAATTTTCAACTCGTGttttggaagaaaagagaaatgaatgTTTCTAAAATCAAATGCCAGTGTTTCCATTAGCGTCTTTTGAGCGTTGAGAGAAGTTGTGGAGATTGGATATGCTTTAGGTTCAGATATTTGGACGTTGGATCCATCACACTGGATGACAACATCGCTTGCTTTGTGCTCATGAGTATAACCGAAGTGAATGTGAATTTAATGAGTACAAAGTCAGTCGATCTACAGAATAAGAACGTGAAACATGAAAGCACATTtctccccaacctttcttgTCTTACTCGGTCTACTGAGTTTGGGCCTGAGTGAAAGGTGAGCGAAATACGACtcgaaaatgagaagaatcgaaagaatcagttttttttcttatttcatggccACCATAGAATAAAGGTTTCCGAGACGTTGGACAGACTCCTGGCAGACTATGATCCTAGAGTGAGGCCCAATTATCAAGGTTTGTCATCATCCTTTTGTGCAATTATCTAAAACTCAACCCGAGACTCTGTTCCTCCAGTGGAGCCTTTGACAGTCAATGTGAGCCTTTATGTTCTGGATATGCCCAAAATTTCGTCCAGGGACAAGGTGAGCGAAAAGTTAATAATAATTTAAAGACATACTGAACAACTTCCTTCCATTTTATCCTTCCCTAGGAGTACACCTTGATGATGTTCTTCCGACAATTTTGGAAGGACGAACGATTGGCCTACGCCGATGGCTCCcttcaagaaaatattgtGGCTAGCTCTGGATACAGTGAAAAAATCTGGGTGCCTGATACCTTCTTTGTGAACGAGAGGAAAGCCACTTTTCATCACATCCCAAGTCCAAATGAATTCATCAGAATTGAGCCTGATGGTAGGATCCTCAGAAGTGTACGGTGTGTCTACATATATACGTTGAAACATCCGAAAACACGTGATAATCAAAGATATGATTGGTTTGGTTCCCAGGATCAGTGTGACCTTAACATGCAATATGGACATGAGTGGTTTTCCGTTCGATTCTCAAACATGTTCTATGGAAATGGAGAGTTGTAAGTGGCCTTATCTTTGCTGTACTTTCAAGATGCTTGAAAGGTATAATCCATTTTCCTTATTTCagatggagcccaaatgaagGACATCAAATACGATTGGCAAGCCTTGGACATTTCATCGCATATCCATTCCGAGGACTTTGCTATTATTGGTTTCAAGAATGTGACTGAGGAAGCGCATCTTTCCACGGGTAAGCAATaaccataaaaaaaaattataaacCAGGGTCTCAAGTCATTCCCCCAAAATGGATTTCCATGACATTACTATAAATGAACATTGGACCCTGattactactgatgggatcaaatcaataatcacgggaggttgcgactagggctaccaatttacattttcagtggcacaTGGCGTCACGAGCGGAACATCGGTAACCCGTTAGTTattcacaaaaagtaaccctgatttttcttcgttcAAACCAGGGTGGTGCTTTGACTTCCCTaactttctggcaatcctgattttgaaaatatatttgatcccatcacaaCCGATTACTTCCAGGGAGTTATTCTCGGCTGGTCATGAAAATTTTCTTTGAGAGGAAATCTGGTTATTACGTAACAGTCTTTATGATACCTGTGGCAATGTTGACTATCTTGGCAATGATGTCAATGTGGATGGATCGGGATAACATCATTGCACGGCTGGGCCTAATTCTCGTGGGTATCATGGGAGTCATGTGCAGCTCCACCATCGTTCAAGTCCTTCATCCAGCCTCCGAAACAAAAGCCATCGATGTTTACTTCGGTATTTCAGTCACTATGATCTTCTTTGTGGCCCTAGGTTGGTACAATTCAATCGAAGGTAAAAGCTCGGTACAATACTCTTACATGAAACCTCTCTTTTACTTTTATAGAAGCCGTTATTGTCACgaaaaaagggggaaagaCTCAATCTGGAAGCTATATTGAAAGCATTGCTCGTTTAGCAATGATTACTGCCTTTGTGCTATTTCAAGTAGTAATCTTCATATACGctatggttttgaaaatgggatACCCTGATGGTTCTGAAGACATGGtcttatttgttccaaataaataaatcaaacTTACAAGGTGAATTAAAGCGGAGTGTTTCAAGAGTATTTGAGATGTAATTTCTTTACCTTTGTGAGCAAACCCGAGGAATATATCATATTGCTAAAACAAGTGGAAATTATCTAAAATTCTTCCCGTGTTGTTATTTATTAGGATTTGTGGTCATGTCAGTAAGGTAAAATATGATGCCAATCAAGGGTTTCGTAGTCAAGTTCAAAATAGgcgaaaaaaagagaacttaGTTATACAAAtgaaatgtgtccatgcattatgGGGATTTTAGGCCACACATATGTAAATAAGATTCCAAGATGAATTTGCTCACTGGTGGCGGACGTTTTCGAACAGAAACACAAATCCACCATTCTGAGgctttttcatttattcatttcctCTGAGGTAAAAATCATCTTaagttcataaaaaaaattaccGTCTACATGGAAATACTGctcttccaatgaaaaataggttgaaaaaagaaaatcttgtcaaaagaACTGATAAATATTACCAATTTCGTTCGTAAATTTAGGAATCGCTCAAATCGAATTATAAAGCTATGGACGGACGAATTTTGGATACAAGCATAGGGAATACAACAGACAACGTATGAAAAAGACAATGTCAAAGGGCTGAATATGGTTGCATACTCCACTTCCAAAATTGAACCTTGCATCTTGATATCTAAATTAGTTGGTTAAGGgaccttatttgcaacgtcagacacCCCAAACGAAACGAGAAGACGCACAGTAGATTATTAAATAAACAACTCGTGACATGCCACAAatgcgatttcttttccggacatcaTGTGACCCAAGTAAGTAATTATATgtaacattttgaaagaatttgccaaagaacaacacaaacgcattacaaTTCATTAAGGAGTAATCGGTTCAATCGGCCCATTATTTGGTACAGGCTGACTCCCAAAGCACCATCTGAAATGCAGAACGTAAAGCAGCATActtcgtgcagcgtaagaggGCTAGACAGGACACACTAGTTAGTAAACCAAAGCTTATTCCTTTGAGATAAGACGCTCTGTGtgaagattctgaaaggacTTCATGAGTGTTATTGCATGAGCATCAtttctttattgtttattgctaTACTAAAATGCAGAATGAAAactaaagaaaaaaggaacagcaaaggcaaaaggaaaaaaaagaagtcaagccatagaaaagaaacaaacttgacttcatgacattgggatcaaaggcaaggttctcaattggataagaagctttattcaagataggaagcaaattgttaggATCGAGGGATTCCTTGGTGCCATACATGATGTCGagtctctttttcaaatctgtcCCGCCAAAACACCGAGAGGCCGACTTTTGACTTTATCAACAAACTCCTCATACTAATGGCGGCCGGAATACGATCAATCTAAGTGGGGATTTCGCGTAAAAAGTGATAGTGTTcggagatttcaaaggtctgtacaagtcgattgttcaaccgcatcttgaatatgcctcgcccaattgggctccaatcagttcagcaggtttgcaaaaggtttaaCAAGTTCAAAGGTAATTTTTCGTTAGGAACATCACTGAAATGAGAGggctctcgtattggaagagactaaaaaagttgggactgtccAGAGTTcggagaaggtacgaaaggatTCCGATGCTGtaagtcttcaaaagcatctatgagctttttcccaaccaggacttagggtcaattctagcgaccgtagaagcttaatgtgcgttttgagagcaccttcaaccACTCAAGGATCCAGGCTaattagaaaaatgaattccacctctcatctttctcgggctccttcattgttcaatttgctgccctctaatattcgtagggaatatgtaggccttgttgatccgttTCATCTCTGTTTtaacaaatttttagatagcattccagatcaactctacattcaaaGGCTGGCTTGGTCtgaaaactcaaattcgttggtagaccaaatat from Tigriopus californicus strain San Diego chromosome 3, Tcal_SD_v2.1, whole genome shotgun sequence encodes:
- the LOC131877612 gene encoding zinc metalloproteinase nas-13-like isoform X1, encoding MKHQYLRSLILACAIIGNHGKAFLDDYFVEYEDDSYGFSPIRDFFTPRERTIKMGDMRLTNTQYSMFFGRHQQKRSGAFGEHLRWPKGDIPYAFSKGDKEPLDHEKEVIYEGIEILNSKLHGCIKIRPKNSYDRHFVTITRGEGGKCFANVGRIKKNRINLDSKCYHKSVVMHEFIHAIGFYHEHQRIDRDDHIEIQWDNIKDKLQFAFKQQINTDTFGVPYDHLSIMHYTWRAFAKDRSKPTIESKHHSIPTKKLGSSHEPTDYDVMKIKRMYGCDGGYDGYTHSDQLSPNYDSGLDYSQGVFHEDKDYSDFDTSAYGGSPNGDEYYGEENVSPNAAFSAVFYDGFY
- the LOC131877534 gene encoding gamma-aminobutyric acid receptor subunit beta-like, yielding MKAHFSPTFLVLLGLLSLGLSERIKVSETLDRLLADYDPRVRPNYQVEPLTVNVSLYVLDMPKISSRDKEYTLMMFFRQFWKDERLAYADGSLQENIVASSGYSEKIWVPDTFFVNERKATFHHIPSPNEFIRIEPDGRILRSVRISVTLTCNMDMSGFPFDSQTCSMEMESYGAQMKDIKYDWQALDISSHIHSEDFAIIGFKNVTEEAHLSTGSYSRLVMKIFFERKSGYYVTVFMIPVAMLTILAMMSMWMDRDNIIARLGLILVGIMGVMCSSTIVQVLHPASETKAIDVYFGISVTMIFFVALEAVIVTKKGGKTQSGSYIESIARLAMITAFVLFQVVIFIYAMVLKMGYPDGSEDMVLFVPNK
- the LOC131877612 gene encoding zinc metalloproteinase nas-7-like isoform X2, producing MHQNSPLDHEKEVIYEGIEILNSKLHGCIKIRPKNSYDRHFVTITRGEGGKCFANVGRIKKNRINLDSKCYHKSVVMHEFIHAIGFYHEHQRIDRDDHIEIQWDNIKDKLQFAFKQQINTDTFGVPYDHLSIMHYTWRAFAKDRSKPTIESKHHSIPTKKLGSSHEPTDYDVMKIKRMYGCDGGYDGYTHSDQLSPNYDSGLDYSQGVFHEDKDYSDFDTSAYGGSPNGDEYYGEENVSPNAAFSAVFYDGFY